From Candidatus Baltobacteraceae bacterium, a single genomic window includes:
- the polA gene encoding DNA polymerase I — MAKKRPNRLMLLDTYGLVYRAFFALPPLTTVKGVPINAVYGFTMMLNKLINDEKPTHVIAAFDKGMPAGRVQLYAEYKAHRDAMPDDLRSQFALVRDVLAVHHIPIVEIEGQEADDVIATLARKAEEAGEETLVVTGDLDLLQIVAERTTVLTTRRGITDLGRYDPPAVYERFELNPNQLPDYRGLKGDPSDNLPGIPGVGEKTAIKLIKAAGSLDALVADPALAGSPKLEKLVREYGEQARVCRDVSIVRRDLPLTIDWERGYEKPSDAALYPLYAQLEFKTLLARLKAPVDGLPLFAGDAKIQGTYRTYVASVDPPEFTRLAEELRALAGSDCLALAVREDAFGVSGSRGTGIAFGAGALAHEPVRAALAHALENAQRVAAYDAKRVSHALRAARVEFGDFVDDAMLAAHLLNPSRTFSSILEAAAEHLEAAPDEDAAAHADATLQVLEIMRPILEERAQMRVYEEVEVPLAPLLARMEAAGVAIDPSELQVIGEEVDAAASRLQRQIWDFAGEEFNIGSPQQLGNVLFGRLQIPGGKRTKTGWATGVEVLQGLAREYPICALVLEWREVTKLKNTYVDVIPQLLDPRDGRLHTVFNQTATATGRLSSTNPNLQNIPVRGDLGRRIRKSFVAKSDEYALLAADYSQIELRLMAHLSGDEAMRSAFEEGQDIHDFTARQIFEVGSGATVDGNQRRMAKSVNFGLLYGMSDFGLAQRLEIPRAQAREITEAYFARFPSVRAYIDRTLEEARELGYVSTILGRRRYMPALSSSNYMLRSAAEREATNAPLQGSAADLMKLAMVKTDRAMRAAGIDATMLLQIHDELIFEVHRDALHELANLVRREMEEALTLSVPLEVTVKSGRNWYDVEMLKEES; from the coding sequence ATGGCAAAGAAACGGCCCAATCGTTTGATGCTCCTCGACACGTACGGGCTGGTGTACCGTGCGTTCTTCGCGCTGCCGCCGCTGACCACGGTGAAAGGCGTACCGATCAACGCGGTCTATGGCTTCACGATGATGCTGAACAAACTCATCAACGACGAGAAGCCCACGCATGTGATTGCCGCGTTCGACAAGGGCATGCCGGCCGGACGCGTGCAGCTCTACGCGGAGTATAAAGCGCACCGCGACGCGATGCCCGACGATCTGCGCAGCCAGTTCGCGCTCGTCCGCGACGTGCTTGCCGTGCATCACATTCCGATCGTCGAGATCGAGGGCCAGGAAGCCGACGACGTGATCGCAACGCTGGCGCGCAAGGCGGAAGAGGCCGGTGAGGAGACGCTCGTTGTCACCGGCGATCTCGATTTGCTGCAGATCGTGGCCGAACGCACGACCGTACTCACGACGCGTCGCGGGATCACCGATCTGGGCCGCTACGATCCTCCCGCGGTCTACGAGCGCTTCGAGCTAAACCCGAATCAATTACCGGATTATCGCGGGCTCAAAGGCGATCCGTCGGACAATCTTCCCGGGATCCCCGGCGTCGGCGAAAAGACTGCCATCAAATTGATCAAGGCGGCGGGGTCGCTCGATGCGCTGGTGGCGGATCCCGCGCTGGCGGGCAGCCCGAAGCTGGAAAAGCTCGTGCGGGAATACGGCGAGCAAGCCCGCGTGTGCCGCGACGTGTCGATCGTCCGGCGCGATCTGCCGCTGACCATCGACTGGGAACGCGGCTACGAGAAGCCCAGCGATGCCGCGCTCTATCCTCTCTACGCGCAGCTCGAATTCAAGACGCTGCTCGCGCGCCTCAAGGCGCCCGTCGACGGGCTGCCGCTCTTCGCCGGCGATGCGAAGATTCAAGGGACGTATCGTACGTACGTCGCGTCGGTCGATCCGCCCGAATTCACCCGGTTGGCCGAGGAGTTGCGCGCGCTCGCGGGTTCGGATTGCCTCGCGCTCGCGGTGCGTGAAGACGCGTTCGGCGTCAGCGGCTCACGCGGCACCGGAATCGCCTTCGGCGCGGGCGCGCTCGCGCACGAGCCGGTTCGCGCGGCGCTCGCGCACGCGCTCGAGAACGCGCAGCGCGTTGCGGCCTACGACGCGAAACGCGTGAGCCATGCCTTACGCGCAGCCCGCGTCGAGTTCGGCGATTTCGTCGACGACGCGATGCTCGCGGCGCATCTGCTCAATCCGTCGCGCACCTTCTCTTCGATCCTGGAGGCTGCGGCGGAGCACTTGGAGGCAGCGCCCGACGAGGATGCGGCCGCACACGCCGACGCAACCCTGCAAGTGCTCGAGATCATGCGGCCCATCCTCGAAGAACGCGCCCAGATGCGCGTCTACGAGGAGGTCGAAGTTCCGCTCGCGCCGCTGCTCGCGCGCATGGAAGCCGCCGGCGTGGCGATCGATCCGTCGGAACTGCAGGTGATCGGCGAGGAAGTCGACGCTGCCGCGTCGCGATTGCAGCGGCAGATCTGGGATTTCGCCGGTGAAGAGTTCAACATCGGCTCGCCCCAGCAGCTGGGCAACGTCCTCTTCGGACGGTTGCAGATTCCCGGCGGCAAAAGAACCAAGACCGGTTGGGCAACCGGCGTTGAGGTGCTGCAAGGTCTGGCACGCGAGTATCCGATCTGCGCGCTCGTGCTCGAGTGGCGCGAGGTTACCAAACTGAAGAATACGTACGTCGACGTGATCCCACAGCTGCTCGATCCGCGCGACGGCCGTTTGCACACCGTCTTCAATCAGACGGCCACCGCGACCGGCCGCCTCTCCTCGACCAATCCGAACTTACAGAACATTCCGGTGCGCGGCGACCTCGGGCGCCGGATTCGTAAGTCGTTCGTCGCCAAGAGCGATGAATACGCGCTGCTTGCCGCCGACTACAGCCAGATCGAACTGCGGCTGATGGCCCATCTTTCGGGCGACGAAGCGATGCGTTCGGCTTTCGAAGAGGGTCAAGACATTCACGATTTCACCGCCCGCCAGATCTTCGAGGTCGGAAGCGGAGCAACGGTCGACGGCAACCAGCGGCGCATGGCCAAAAGTGTCAACTTCGGATTGCTCTACGGCATGTCGGACTTCGGCCTCGCGCAGCGGCTCGAGATCCCGCGTGCGCAAGCGCGCGAAATCACCGAGGCTTACTTCGCGCGCTTCCCGTCGGTACGAGCGTACATCGACCGGACGCTGGAGGAAGCGCGAGAGCTCGGTTACGTGAGTACGATCTTGGGCCGGCGCCGTTACATGCCGGCGCTGAGCTCGAGTAATTACATGTTGCGTTCGGCGGCCGAACGCGAGGCAACGAATGCGCCGCTGCAAGGCAGCGCGGCGGATTTGATGAAGCTCGCGATGGTGAAGACCGATCGTGCGATGCGCGCGGCCGGGATCGACGCGACGATGCTCTTGCAAATTCACGACGAGTTGATCTTCGAAGTACACCGCGACGCGCTCCACGAATTGGCCAACTTGGTGCGCCGCGAGATGGAAGAGGCGCTGACGCTTTCGGTTCCGCTGGAAGTGACGGTCAAGTCGGGCCGCAACTGGTACGACGTCGAAATGTTGAAGGAGGAGAGTTGA
- a CDS encoding fumarylacetoacetate hydrolase family protein produces the protein MKFVSFVTRTGTLAPGLLEGESIRRIDAPSMREYIALPAEKRAASHTEDTVAIRDARLAAPVQPLRNIFCVGRNYLEHAKEGAAIFGKEVKLPDVPTFFTKATPTTIAAHEQTLELEAKISSEYDFEAELAVIIGAECKDVHESDAMSVIFGYTAFNDVTARDLQRAHLQWFKGKSLDHCSPYGPWIVSADEIGDPSTLEIRFRLNGVEKQHSNTSKMIFSIPRVIAELSKGMTLLPGDIIATGTPEGVGFARKPPEFLKNGDVMEVEIEKIGILRNTVSIA, from the coding sequence ATGAAATTCGTCAGCTTCGTCACGCGCACCGGGACCCTCGCTCCGGGGCTGCTCGAGGGCGAGTCGATCCGCCGGATCGACGCGCCGTCGATGCGCGAGTACATCGCGCTGCCGGCCGAAAAACGCGCCGCCTCGCACACCGAAGACACGGTCGCCATACGCGACGCGCGCCTTGCAGCGCCGGTACAACCGCTTCGCAACATCTTTTGCGTCGGCCGCAACTATCTCGAGCACGCCAAAGAGGGCGCCGCGATCTTCGGCAAAGAGGTCAAGCTTCCGGACGTTCCGACGTTCTTCACCAAAGCAACGCCGACGACGATCGCCGCTCACGAACAGACGCTTGAGCTGGAAGCGAAGATTTCGAGCGAATACGATTTCGAAGCGGAGCTCGCGGTGATCATCGGCGCCGAGTGTAAGGACGTGCATGAATCCGACGCGATGAGCGTGATCTTCGGGTACACGGCGTTCAACGACGTGACCGCGCGCGATCTCCAGCGCGCACATCTGCAATGGTTCAAAGGCAAGAGTCTCGACCATTGCTCGCCGTACGGGCCGTGGATCGTCTCGGCCGACGAAATCGGCGACCCTTCGACGCTCGAAATTCGCTTCCGGCTCAATGGCGTCGAGAAGCAGCACAGCAACACGTCGAAGATGATCTTTTCGATTCCGCGAGTGATTGCGGAACTCTCCAAGGGCATGACGCTTCTGCCGGGCGACATCATCGCGACCGGCACGCCGGAAGGCGTCGGGTTCGCGCGCAAGCCTCCCGAGTTTCTCAAGAACGGCGACGTGATGGAAGTCGAAATCGAAAAGATCGGCATCCTTCGCAACACCGTTAGCATCGCCTAA
- a CDS encoding Re/Si-specific NAD(P)(+) transhydrogenase subunit alpha encodes MIVAVPREAASNERRVALVPETVKRLIQAGGSVRVERGAGTAAAFPDEFYMQAGATISDSSPALVSDADVVVTVGKPAPAVLSAMHRDAILVGFLNPLGDPAYVQELAQAGITALAMEMIPRITRAQSMDALSSQSNIAGYKAVLLAAAELPKFFPMLTTAAGTIRPAKALILGAGVAGLQAIATARRLGAVVSGYDVRAVVKEQVQSLGASFLEFDLGESAEGAGGYAKELTPEQQERQRAWMVEQIGKNDVVITTALVPGRRAPVLVSEAAVAAMQPGSVIVDIAAEAGGNCALTKAGQTVISSNGVSIIGAVNLPSTMPYDASALYSRNVYALLSPFIKNGAIALDPQDDVIKGACVARDGRALIGGPTS; translated from the coding sequence ATGATCGTCGCCGTTCCTCGTGAGGCCGCTTCCAACGAGCGCCGCGTGGCGCTGGTTCCGGAGACGGTGAAAAGACTGATACAGGCGGGCGGTTCGGTGCGCGTCGAGCGCGGTGCCGGAACTGCGGCCGCCTTTCCCGACGAATTCTACATGCAAGCCGGAGCGACGATTTCCGATTCGTCGCCCGCGCTCGTCTCCGACGCCGACGTCGTCGTCACCGTCGGTAAGCCCGCGCCCGCCGTGCTTTCCGCGATGCACCGCGATGCGATTTTAGTCGGGTTCCTGAATCCGCTCGGCGATCCCGCCTACGTGCAAGAGCTCGCCCAGGCCGGAATTACGGCACTCGCGATGGAGATGATCCCGCGAATCACGCGCGCCCAGTCGATGGACGCGCTTTCGTCACAAAGCAACATCGCAGGCTACAAAGCGGTGCTTCTGGCCGCGGCGGAATTACCGAAATTCTTTCCGATGCTCACGACGGCGGCCGGCACGATCCGGCCGGCAAAGGCGCTGATTCTCGGGGCCGGCGTCGCCGGGCTGCAAGCGATCGCGACCGCGCGCCGCCTCGGTGCGGTGGTCAGCGGCTACGACGTGCGCGCGGTCGTCAAAGAGCAAGTGCAGTCGCTCGGCGCAAGCTTCCTCGAGTTCGATCTCGGCGAGAGCGCGGAAGGCGCAGGCGGCTACGCAAAGGAGCTCACGCCCGAGCAGCAAGAGCGCCAGCGCGCGTGGATGGTCGAGCAGATCGGTAAGAACGACGTGGTCATCACGACCGCACTCGTGCCCGGACGCCGCGCACCGGTACTCGTCAGCGAGGCCGCGGTCGCGGCGATGCAGCCGGGCTCGGTCATCGTCGATATCGCCGCCGAGGCCGGCGGCAATTGCGCGCTGACCAAAGCCGGCCAGACCGTCATCTCGTCGAACGGCGTGAGCATCATCGGCGCAGTCAATCTGCCCTCGACGATGCCCTACGACGCTAGTGCGCTCTATTCGCGTAACGTCTACGCGCTGCTCTCGCCTTTCATCAAGAACGGCGCGATCGCACTCGACCCGCAGGACGACGTCATCAAGGGCGCATGTGTTGCGCGCGACGGCCGCGCACTGATCGGAGGACCTACTTCGTGA
- a CDS encoding NAD(P) transhydrogenase subunit alpha, with protein sequence MTDISHLIELLTIFVLAIFVGFEVISKVPTTLHTPLMSATNAIHGIVVAGAIVATVSLFTRGAADPGMTVIAIAAVTLGAINVFGGFSVTERMLEMFRGKGGGK encoded by the coding sequence GTGACCGACATCAGTCACCTGATCGAACTCCTGACGATCTTCGTACTCGCGATCTTCGTCGGCTTCGAAGTGATCTCGAAAGTGCCGACCACGCTGCACACGCCGTTGATGTCGGCGACCAACGCAATTCACGGCATCGTGGTCGCGGGCGCAATCGTCGCAACCGTGTCGCTGTTCACTCGCGGCGCCGCCGACCCGGGGATGACCGTCATCGCGATCGCCGCGGTCACCCTCGGCGCGATCAACGTCTTCGGCGGGTTTTCCGTCACCGAGCGCATGTTGGAGATGTTCCGCGGCAAAGGCGGCGGCAAGTGA
- a CDS encoding NAD(P)(+) transhydrogenase (Re/Si-specific) subunit beta: protein MNLTTGSGEAVASLFDLLAIALFILGLHFLNTPRTARFGNRLAAVGMLIALVVVLIQTGGVAWWAIAIGIVLGGTIGVVAAMWVKMTAMPQMVALYNGAGGGAAASIAVVEYVVFLRGGGAALDPIVSVSLVLSMIIGSISFAGSIIAFLKLQELMTGRPVTYPGHQVVNGVVALAIAVLGVWFVVSGGTLPMWGFFLLLAAALALGVLFVMPIGGADMPVVISLLNSFTGVAVAIAGFEIDSELLIICGALVGASGTILTVDMSKAMNRSLTNVLFSAFGSAGGSEPAAAAGSSPQNVRSVSADDVAVMLAYANKVMFVPGYGMAVAQAQHSVKALADQLEKRGVKVFYAIHPVAGRMPGHMNVLLAEANVPYDQLLDLDAANAEFPTTDVALVIGANDVTNPAARNIPSSPIYGMPILDVDKAANVIVLKRSMRSGFAGIDNPLYEMPNTAMLFGDAKASVDALTAAVKAL from the coding sequence GTGAACCTTACGACCGGCTCAGGCGAGGCGGTTGCCTCGCTTTTCGACCTGCTCGCGATCGCGCTCTTCATCCTCGGCCTGCACTTCTTGAACACACCGCGGACGGCGCGGTTCGGGAACCGGCTCGCGGCGGTCGGTATGCTGATCGCGCTCGTCGTCGTGCTGATACAGACGGGCGGCGTCGCCTGGTGGGCGATCGCGATCGGAATTGTCTTGGGCGGTACGATCGGCGTGGTCGCGGCAATGTGGGTGAAGATGACGGCGATGCCGCAGATGGTCGCGCTCTACAACGGCGCCGGCGGCGGCGCTGCGGCATCGATCGCGGTCGTCGAATATGTCGTCTTCCTGCGCGGCGGCGGCGCGGCACTCGATCCAATCGTCTCCGTTTCGCTCGTGCTCTCGATGATCATCGGATCGATCAGCTTCGCCGGTTCGATCATCGCATTCCTCAAATTGCAGGAGCTGATGACCGGACGTCCGGTCACCTACCCGGGGCACCAGGTGGTCAACGGGGTCGTCGCGTTGGCCATCGCCGTGCTCGGGGTCTGGTTCGTCGTGAGCGGCGGAACGCTGCCGATGTGGGGCTTCTTCCTCTTGCTCGCGGCGGCGCTCGCGCTCGGCGTGCTCTTCGTGATGCCGATCGGCGGAGCCGACATGCCGGTCGTGATCTCGCTGCTCAACTCGTTCACCGGCGTCGCCGTCGCGATCGCCGGATTCGAGATCGACTCGGAATTGTTGATCATCTGCGGCGCGCTCGTCGGTGCAAGCGGTACGATTCTAACCGTCGACATGAGCAAAGCGATGAATCGTTCGCTCACCAACGTGCTCTTCAGCGCGTTTGGTTCGGCCGGCGGCTCGGAGCCCGCGGCCGCCGCCGGCAGCTCGCCGCAGAACGTGCGCAGCGTGAGCGCCGACGACGTCGCCGTCATGCTCGCCTACGCGAACAAGGTGATGTTCGTTCCCGGTTACGGCATGGCGGTCGCGCAAGCGCAGCACAGCGTCAAAGCGCTCGCCGATCAACTCGAAAAGCGCGGCGTCAAGGTGTTCTACGCGATCCATCCGGTCGCGGGTCGCATGCCGGGCCATATGAACGTGCTGCTCGCCGAAGCAAACGTTCCCTACGATCAGCTCCTGGATCTGGACGCCGCGAACGCCGAGTTCCCGACGACCGATGTGGCACTGGTGATCGGAGCGAACGACGTAACCAATCCGGCGGCGCGCAACATTCCGAGTTCGCCCATCTACGGAATGCCGATTCTCGACGTCGACAAGGCGGCGAACGTGATCGTGCTCAAGCGTTCGATGCGTTCGGGCTTCGCCGGCATCGACAACCCGCTCTACGAGATGCCGAATACGGCGATGCTCTTCGGCGACGCGAAGGCATCGGTCGACGCGTTGACCGCGGCGGTCAAGGCTTTGTGA
- a CDS encoding RidA family protein, whose protein sequence is MSTRRRHIDSGSVWEARVGYSRAVRFGDFVAVSGTTSDGPDAYIQAKGAIARIERALEEAGASLDDVVRTRMYVVNIDDWELVAKAHHEAFADIRPAATMVEVTRLIAPHLLVEIEVEAHIG, encoded by the coding sequence ATGTCCACGCGCCGCCGTCACATCGACAGCGGAAGCGTATGGGAGGCGCGCGTCGGATATTCGCGCGCGGTACGGTTCGGGGATTTCGTCGCCGTTTCGGGCACGACCAGCGACGGACCCGACGCGTACATTCAAGCCAAGGGTGCCATCGCGCGCATCGAGCGCGCGCTCGAGGAAGCGGGCGCATCGCTCGACGACGTGGTGCGCACGCGTATGTACGTGGTGAACATCGACGACTGGGAACTGGTGGCCAAAGCCCATCACGAGGCATTCGCCGACATCCGGCCGGCCGCAACGATGGTCGAGGTGACGCGGCTCATCGCGCCGCACCTGCTGGTGGAGATCGAGGTCGAGGCGCACATCGGATGA
- a CDS encoding GH92 family glycosyl hydrolase, producing MIPTTPPAIVDTFIGTSGTQIGGPIDTFPGADMPFGMIQWSPDTPSQNAGGGYEYTDKRITGFSLTHLSGPGCSVFGDFAMLPTIGTIGVPATTSQPFSHATESAGPGYYAVSVGSPAIRVALTVTDRTGLGSFTFPPTAQANIVVNPASNQAGVDDASIRVVGSNEIEGSATSGYFCGMPDRYTVYYVARFDRPFAESGVLNDGRGPHAAAWLRFDTTHNPLVRAQVALSFVDQQGALDNLAAEAKSWDVVTVRNAALAAWQNMLSRIQITGGTASDRQQFYTALYHTMLHPNLISDADGRYRGFDGNVHQVQKGHAEYANYSDWDIYRTEMPLIALLVPDRASDMLQSLVDAYAQSGALPRWALVNSPTSVMGGDSVDPVIAGGYAFGAHDFDVRTALAAMVKGATATTGPPAYGWYIERPESALYQRLGYIPNLYTTSVSPVPNGASETLEYALDDASIAAFARSLGDIATYQRFLPRASNWANLFDVQTGWIAPRDGEGAFEQTPIGENGQSGFQEGNAAQYTWMVPQDLPDLIRGMGGAPAAVAKLDAFFSQLNADEDKPYAWMGNEPSLGSPWTLLSAGEPWRAQSIVRSVMTTLYNDTPEGIPGNDDLGTMSAWYVWCALGLYPQFPAMRQLDVGSPLFPHIAIEPPSGPHITIDAPAAADDAPYVNALSVNGRATQHTWIALPWAGNLHLAFRLSATPNRSWGTAPADAPPPFARSPVAFPPSTPVRMTVSDAAVALTPGGSNASVTVTFENTGATPASVTWRLATQAGLSVTPPAGTLTLDGHARHGVSLVMAAGAGGLYDVDITAVDDRGAQLQPASVDVRAQQDGDVLPLAWIANRFDDTVMPYDPRTGGLGAPISVGDEPRDGVLTPDDRRYFIADRAAKSVSVIDTVAGRVIATVAVGNSPNGTAITPDGTTVWIANYDDGTIQPIDTRTLRAGKPLAVGSGPRSIAIAPDGSRLYVSDQGANAIVPVDLRTMSTLTPIPVGERPAGIALSPNGRTLYVADNGSNDVSVVDLTSGRVIAQVPVGVEPQTVAVDPSGTLAYVTNYATTTLTPIDLATNTAQPAITVGGQPFDVQWLRDGSAALVILHRDNALVRVDRDGRAAAPLFLGAGGAYTIAIPH from the coding sequence ATGATTCCGACCACTCCTCCCGCGATCGTCGACACGTTCATCGGAACGTCGGGAACGCAGATCGGCGGCCCGATCGACACGTTTCCCGGCGCCGACATGCCGTTCGGCATGATCCAATGGAGTCCCGACACGCCCTCGCAAAACGCGGGCGGCGGCTACGAATATACCGACAAGAGGATCACCGGTTTTAGTCTGACGCACCTGAGCGGACCGGGCTGCTCGGTCTTCGGCGACTTCGCGATGCTGCCGACGATCGGAACGATCGGCGTTCCCGCAACCACGAGCCAGCCGTTCTCCCACGCGACCGAGAGCGCGGGACCGGGTTATTACGCCGTCTCCGTGGGTTCACCGGCGATTCGCGTCGCGCTCACAGTCACCGACCGGACGGGCCTGGGTTCGTTCACGTTTCCGCCGACCGCGCAGGCCAACATTGTGGTCAACCCGGCCTCGAACCAAGCCGGCGTCGACGACGCGTCGATCCGCGTCGTCGGTTCGAACGAGATCGAAGGATCCGCAACGAGCGGGTATTTCTGCGGGATGCCCGACCGGTATACGGTCTACTATGTTGCGCGCTTCGACCGGCCGTTCGCGGAATCGGGTGTACTGAACGACGGCCGAGGGCCGCACGCCGCCGCCTGGCTACGCTTCGATACGACGCATAATCCGCTCGTGCGCGCGCAGGTCGCGCTCTCGTTCGTCGACCAGCAGGGCGCTCTCGACAACCTTGCCGCCGAAGCCAAAAGCTGGGACGTCGTGACCGTTCGCAATGCAGCGCTGGCGGCGTGGCAAAACATGCTCTCGCGCATACAGATCACCGGCGGCACCGCCAGCGACCGGCAGCAGTTCTACACCGCGCTGTATCACACGATGCTGCATCCCAACCTGATCAGCGACGCCGACGGCCGCTATCGCGGCTTCGACGGAAACGTGCATCAGGTGCAAAAGGGTCATGCCGAATACGCCAATTACTCCGACTGGGACATCTACCGCACCGAGATGCCGCTGATCGCGCTGCTCGTTCCCGATCGCGCCAGCGACATGCTGCAGTCGTTGGTCGACGCCTACGCCCAGAGCGGCGCTCTTCCGCGCTGGGCGCTGGTCAATTCACCTACCAGCGTCATGGGCGGCGATTCGGTCGATCCCGTAATCGCCGGCGGATACGCGTTCGGCGCGCACGACTTCGACGTACGCACCGCGCTCGCGGCGATGGTCAAAGGTGCGACCGCTACGACCGGGCCGCCCGCCTACGGCTGGTACATCGAACGCCCGGAATCCGCGCTCTATCAGCGGCTCGGTTACATTCCGAATCTCTACACGACCTCGGTCTCGCCGGTGCCCAACGGCGCGTCGGAAACGCTCGAGTACGCGCTCGACGATGCTTCGATCGCTGCGTTCGCGCGCTCGCTGGGCGATATCGCGACCTATCAACGCTTTCTCCCGCGCGCCTCGAATTGGGCGAATCTCTTCGATGTGCAAACCGGCTGGATCGCGCCGCGTGACGGCGAGGGCGCGTTCGAGCAGACACCGATCGGCGAGAACGGACAGAGCGGTTTCCAAGAAGGCAATGCCGCCCAGTACACCTGGATGGTGCCGCAAGACCTCCCCGATCTGATCCGCGGCATGGGCGGCGCGCCGGCGGCGGTCGCCAAACTCGACGCCTTCTTTTCGCAATTGAATGCGGACGAAGATAAACCGTATGCGTGGATGGGCAACGAGCCGAGCCTCGGGTCGCCGTGGACTCTCTTGAGCGCGGGCGAACCGTGGCGCGCACAGTCGATCGTGCGGTCGGTGATGACGACGCTCTATAACGATACGCCGGAAGGCATTCCCGGCAACGACGATCTCGGCACGATGAGCGCGTGGTACGTCTGGTGCGCGCTCGGTCTTTACCCGCAATTTCCGGCGATGCGGCAGCTCGACGTCGGCAGCCCGCTCTTCCCGCACATCGCGATCGAGCCGCCCAGCGGTCCGCACATCACGATCGATGCTCCGGCTGCAGCCGACGACGCGCCTTACGTGAACGCGCTTTCGGTCAACGGGCGCGCAACCCAACACACCTGGATCGCCCTACCGTGGGCCGGCAACCTGCATCTCGCGTTCCGCCTATCCGCAACGCCAAATCGTTCGTGGGGAACGGCGCCCGCCGATGCGCCGCCGCCGTTTGCGCGATCGCCTGTTGCCTTCCCTCCGTCGACACCCGTGCGCATGACGGTATCCGATGCCGCCGTCGCGCTGACGCCTGGCGGCAGCAACGCATCGGTAACCGTGACGTTTGAAAACACCGGTGCGACGCCGGCGTCGGTAACGTGGAGACTAGCAACGCAAGCCGGGCTCTCGGTCACACCGCCGGCGGGAACGCTCACACTGGACGGTCATGCGCGGCACGGCGTTTCGCTCGTCATGGCGGCGGGAGCCGGCGGACTCTATGACGTCGATATCACCGCGGTCGACGATCGCGGTGCGCAGCTGCAACCGGCGAGCGTCGACGTACGAGCGCAGCAGGACGGCGACGTGCTGCCGCTCGCATGGATCGCGAACCGCTTCGACGATACCGTGATGCCGTACGACCCGCGCACCGGCGGTTTAGGCGCACCGATAAGCGTAGGCGACGAACCGCGCGACGGCGTTCTCACGCCCGACGATCGCCGTTACTTTATCGCCGACCGCGCCGCCAAGTCGGTAAGCGTGATCGATACGGTCGCCGGCCGCGTCATCGCGACGGTTGCGGTTGGAAACTCGCCCAACGGGACCGCGATCACGCCGGACGGCACGACGGTCTGGATCGCCAATTACGACGACGGCACGATCCAGCCGATCGACACGCGCACGCTGCGCGCCGGAAAACCGCTCGCGGTCGGCAGCGGACCGCGTTCGATCGCGATCGCGCCGGACGGCTCGCGCCTCTACGTCAGCGACCAAGGCGCGAACGCGATCGTGCCGGTCGACCTGCGCACGATGAGCACACTGACGCCGATTCCGGTAGGGGAGCGGCCGGCCGGAATCGCGCTCTCCCCGAACGGCCGGACGCTCTATGTCGCCGATAACGGCAGCAATGACGTCAGCGTCGTCGATCTGACGAGCGGTCGCGTCATCGCGCAGGTGCCGGTCGGGGTCGAGCCGCAAACCGTCGCGGTCGATCCGAGTGGTACGCTCGCCTATGTGACGAATTATGCGACGACCACGCTCACGCCGATCGATCTCGCGACCAATACGGCGCAGCCGGCCATCACCGTCGGCGGACAGCCCTTCGACGTGCAGTGGCTGCGCGACGGCTCCGCCGCGCTGGTGATCCTGCACCGCGACAACGCACTGGTGCGGGTCGATCGCGACGGCCGTGCGGCGGCGCCGCTTTTTCTCGGCGCCGGCGGCGCCTACACGATCGCCATCCCCCATTAA